A window of Sphingobacterium sp. SRCM116780 contains these coding sequences:
- the panC gene encoding pantoate--beta-alanine ligase, which produces MKIFKTKKELQDYLETERVNLKKIALIPTMGALHEGHISLLNYAKPLSDIRVCSIFVNPTQFNDPKDLEKYPRPLEQDIQLLEAADCDVLFLPSVAEMYPDPQEKWHIDLNGLDEMWEGKMRPGHFQGVTQVVYKLFHLVQPDIACFGQKDFQQVMVIQHMIKEKNLPITIALCPTIRDKNGLALSSRNMRLSANGKTQALALSSTLQFIKDNFAIQPLAELQEQASDKLQQSDGVSLEYLAICETTTLHQANVIEPGKKYVALVTAWVEDVRLIDNMILN; this is translated from the coding sequence GTGAAAATTTTCAAGACTAAAAAGGAGCTACAGGATTATCTAGAAACTGAACGTGTCAACCTCAAAAAAATAGCACTTATCCCAACTATGGGAGCATTACATGAGGGACATATTTCATTATTGAACTATGCAAAACCGTTGTCTGACATCCGAGTGTGTAGTATTTTTGTTAATCCAACGCAATTCAACGACCCCAAAGATTTAGAAAAATACCCGAGACCGCTTGAGCAGGATATACAACTATTAGAAGCTGCCGATTGCGATGTTTTATTTTTACCTTCTGTCGCAGAAATGTATCCTGATCCTCAAGAGAAGTGGCATATCGATCTCAATGGATTAGATGAAATGTGGGAAGGTAAAATGAGACCCGGACATTTTCAAGGAGTGACACAAGTTGTTTACAAATTGTTCCATTTAGTTCAACCTGATATCGCTTGCTTTGGTCAAAAAGATTTTCAACAAGTCATGGTGATCCAACACATGATCAAAGAAAAAAACTTACCGATAACAATCGCTTTATGTCCTACTATTCGAGATAAAAATGGATTGGCACTAAGTTCAAGAAATATGCGTCTTTCTGCTAACGGTAAGACTCAGGCTTTAGCATTATCAAGCACATTACAATTTATAAAAGATAATTTTGCTATTCAACCCCTTGCTGAATTACAAGAACAAGCAAGTGACAAGTTGCAGCAAAGTGATGGCGTTTCTTTGGAATATTTAGCGATCTGCGAAACAACAACACTCCATCAAGCGAACGTAATTGAACCTGGAAAGAAATACGTTGCACTTGTTACCGCTTGGGTGGAAGATGTAAGACTCATTGACAACATGATTTTGAATTAA
- a CDS encoding glycogen/starch synthase — protein sequence MAKTKILFITHEMSPFLELTKISEITRQLPQAMQEKGFEIRILMPRFGNINERRNRLHEVIRLSGLNIVVDNNDNPLIIKVASLPAARMQVYFLDNEDYFQRKKVFRDENGEFFADNNERSVFFCKGALETVKKLGWSPDVVHCHGWFSALVPAYLKTTYKDDPTFKGAKVMYSLYNEEFSGTLGNKYREIAPEGALTNDDVTSYSDGSYVNIYKGALDFTDVAIVAETGVNPEILAYAHEKGIQVFEPNGDEDYDAFNDLFDQFAPIEEETTV from the coding sequence ATGGCAAAAACGAAGATATTGTTTATAACCCACGAGATGTCGCCTTTCCTCGAATTAACTAAAATTTCTGAAATCACGCGTCAATTACCACAAGCTATGCAGGAGAAGGGTTTTGAAATCCGTATTCTAATGCCGCGTTTTGGTAATATCAATGAACGTAGAAATCGTTTACATGAAGTAATTCGTCTGTCAGGCTTAAACATAGTGGTGGATAACAATGACAATCCGCTAATCATTAAAGTAGCTTCATTACCTGCAGCACGTATGCAGGTTTACTTTTTGGATAATGAAGATTATTTTCAGCGGAAAAAAGTTTTTCGTGATGAGAATGGAGAATTTTTCGCAGACAACAATGAGCGTTCTGTGTTCTTTTGTAAAGGAGCATTGGAGACGGTAAAAAAATTAGGTTGGTCTCCAGATGTGGTGCATTGCCACGGATGGTTTTCAGCATTAGTGCCAGCTTATTTAAAGACGACTTATAAAGATGATCCTACTTTCAAAGGAGCTAAAGTCATGTATTCTTTGTATAATGAGGAATTCTCTGGAACTTTAGGGAATAAATATAGAGAAATCGCTCCGGAAGGGGCTTTGACAAATGATGATGTTACTTCCTACAGTGACGGTAGCTATGTCAATATCTATAAAGGAGCATTGGATTTTACAGATGTTGCTATTGTGGCTGAGACTGGTGTTAATCCTGAAATTTTAGCTTATGCACACGAAAAGGGAATTCAAGTCTTTGAACCCAATGGTGATGAAGATTATGATGCGTTCAATGATCTTTTTGATCAATTTGCACCCATAGAGGAAGAAACAACAGTTTAA
- the ispF gene encoding 2-C-methyl-D-erythritol 2,4-cyclodiphosphate synthase — MKIKVGFGFDVHQIKEGHPFIVGGVELDHHAGAFGHSDADVLVHAICDAILGAANLEDIGYHFPNTDPQWKGISSLVLLKHCIQLIRDKGYRLGNVDAMLCLEAPKIKPYIGQMKEKLAEATGLDIDDISIKATTNETMGFVGREEGVVAYAVCLIEKV, encoded by the coding sequence ATGAAGATAAAAGTTGGTTTTGGTTTTGATGTACATCAAATAAAAGAAGGACACCCATTTATAGTCGGTGGGGTTGAACTAGATCATCATGCGGGGGCTTTTGGACATTCTGATGCCGATGTTTTGGTGCATGCTATATGTGACGCCATACTGGGCGCAGCTAACTTGGAAGATATTGGTTATCATTTTCCAAATACAGATCCACAATGGAAGGGTATTAGCAGTTTAGTGTTGTTGAAACATTGTATTCAATTAATTCGTGATAAAGGGTATCGTTTGGGAAATGTAGACGCGATGTTGTGTTTAGAAGCTCCTAAGATTAAGCCCTATATCGGACAGATGAAAGAAAAACTAGCGGAAGCTACAGGCTTGGATATCGATGATATATCCATCAAAGCAACTACCAATGAAACTATGGGATTTGTAGGTCGAGAAGAAGGTGTTGTTGCATATGCTGTTTGTCTGATCGAGAAAGTTTAA
- a CDS encoding transglycosylase domain-containing protein — protein MRRESKKNQLNQEDIKRYTRNFWKFIIGIIAFGFLFILSVRIGLLGKLPSFSDLENPKSNLASEVITEDNKVLGTYYIQNRSNVKYSELSPYLVQALISTEDKRFYDHSGIDYLRTFTVIFHTLTGNKQGGSTITQQLALNLFSDGRAKSAPKRIIQKFQEWVTAVRLERNYTKEEIITMYFNTVDFGAYNTYGIKSAARTYFNTTPDKLTMDQAALLVGMLKGPGVYSPVRYPKNALARRNTVLDNMNQGNFITAEEETNAQAKPLGLQLKIANYGEGLAPYFRAVLKEEIKKEFARLSITRSDGTPYDLDRDGLKIYTTINMSMQQYAEEAQKEWMKSLQVKFNAQWKNRDAFKGDNAKLLTTGMRRSERYRVLKDNGLSEEEIRKAFKEKVPMSIFTWRGSVDTVMSPLDSIRYNKLMLRNAMMSMEPKTGHIKAWVGGINFEHFKYDQVKMGTRQVGSTAKPFTYAVAIDNGYSPCYSIPNYQQTYGTWTPRGKADGGNPITLGNALALSQNYATAYLINQVTPEAVAALTKRMGITSDVPNFPSISLGAYEASVFDMVGAYSAFVNHGTWIEPNAILRIEDKNGTPIYEKAPKVVKALNSESAYIIVNMLKGVVSKGTARRIQWKYHLTNPIGGKTGTTNDNSDAWFIGVTPELVSGVWTGAEDRGVSFENMQDGQGAAAAMPVFALYMQKVYADKNLNYTKGDFELPEGGLTRVVDCSKYWGGGGGGSSADSTGAESNLNDDRLGF, from the coding sequence ATGAGGAGAGAATCAAAAAAAAATCAACTAAATCAGGAAGATATCAAGCGTTATACGCGTAATTTCTGGAAATTTATTATTGGAATAATAGCTTTTGGCTTTCTATTTATATTGAGTGTTCGTATAGGGTTATTGGGTAAACTACCTTCTTTTAGTGATTTAGAAAATCCTAAAAGTAATTTAGCATCTGAAGTTATTACAGAAGATAATAAAGTTTTAGGGACTTATTATATTCAGAATAGATCAAACGTTAAGTACAGTGAATTGTCACCTTATCTGGTTCAAGCACTGATTTCAACGGAAGATAAACGTTTCTATGATCATTCAGGGATCGATTATCTCCGTACTTTTACCGTGATCTTTCATACATTGACGGGTAATAAACAAGGGGGTAGTACGATTACGCAACAATTGGCACTGAATCTTTTTTCTGATGGACGTGCCAAAAGTGCTCCTAAGCGTATCATCCAAAAATTCCAGGAATGGGTTACCGCAGTTCGATTGGAACGGAATTATACCAAAGAGGAAATTATTACCATGTATTTTAATACGGTGGATTTTGGAGCTTACAATACATATGGTATTAAATCTGCGGCGCGTACCTATTTTAATACAACTCCGGATAAGTTAACGATGGATCAGGCCGCTTTATTGGTCGGTATGTTAAAAGGTCCAGGTGTATATTCTCCTGTCCGTTATCCCAAGAATGCATTAGCACGTCGAAATACGGTTCTTGATAACATGAATCAAGGAAACTTCATTACTGCCGAAGAAGAAACCAATGCGCAAGCTAAACCACTTGGCTTGCAATTGAAAATTGCAAATTATGGAGAGGGACTAGCCCCTTACTTTCGTGCAGTATTAAAAGAGGAAATCAAAAAAGAATTTGCCCGTCTATCGATCACGAGATCTGACGGTACGCCTTATGATTTGGATCGTGATGGATTAAAGATCTATACAACGATCAACATGTCGATGCAGCAATATGCTGAAGAGGCGCAAAAAGAATGGATGAAATCTTTGCAAGTTAAATTTAATGCGCAGTGGAAAAATAGAGATGCGTTTAAAGGAGACAATGCGAAGTTGTTAACAACGGGTATGAGACGCTCTGAACGTTATCGGGTATTGAAAGATAATGGTCTCTCAGAAGAAGAAATTAGAAAAGCTTTTAAGGAAAAAGTACCGATGTCTATTTTCACTTGGAGAGGTTCTGTAGATACAGTTATGAGTCCTCTGGATTCCATTCGATACAACAAATTGATGCTTCGTAATGCCATGATGTCCATGGAACCAAAAACAGGACATATTAAAGCTTGGGTTGGAGGAATTAATTTTGAACATTTCAAGTATGATCAGGTAAAAATGGGAACTCGTCAAGTGGGGTCAACAGCAAAACCTTTCACCTATGCAGTTGCAATAGATAATGGATATTCTCCTTGTTATAGTATTCCGAATTATCAACAAACATATGGTACTTGGACACCAAGAGGAAAAGCGGATGGTGGTAACCCCATTACATTAGGAAATGCCTTAGCTTTATCTCAAAATTATGCAACAGCTTATTTAATTAATCAGGTAACACCTGAAGCAGTAGCTGCATTAACCAAAAGAATGGGAATTACTAGTGATGTACCTAATTTTCCTTCCATTTCGCTTGGCGCTTATGAAGCTTCTGTGTTTGATATGGTGGGTGCTTATTCTGCTTTTGTCAATCATGGAACATGGATAGAACCGAACGCGATTTTGAGAATAGAAGATAAAAATGGAACGCCTATTTATGAAAAAGCTCCAAAAGTTGTTAAAGCTTTAAACAGTGAGTCTGCTTATATTATCGTTAATATGCTAAAAGGTGTTGTTTCCAAAGGAACAGCAAGACGTATTCAGTGGAAATACCATTTAACAAATCCTATTGGTGGAAAAACAGGTACAACGAATGATAATTCCGATGCTTGGTTTATAGGTGTAACACCAGAGCTCGTTTCTGGCGTATGGACAGGTGCTGAAGATCGTGGAGTAAGCTTTGAAAATATGCAAGACGGTCAGGGAGCTGCAGCAGCAATGCCTGTATTTGCTTTATATATGCAGAAAGTATATGCAGATAAAAATCTAAATTATACAAAAGGAGATTTTGAACTTCCTGAAGGTGGCTTGACCCGTGTTGTTGACTGCTCGAAATATTGGGGAGGTGGTGGAGGAGGTTCAAGTGCCGATAGTACAGGTGCAGAGTCAAACTTGAATGATGATCGATTAGGGTTTTAA
- the uvrC gene encoding excinuclease ABC subunit UvrC: MNVFDYKEELKRIPHKAGVYQYFDRHDVLIYIGKAKDLRNRVSSYFVNETQLNGKTRVLVRQINRIAFTIVDTEVDAWLLENSLIKKHKPKYNVLLKDDKTYPWIVIKNERFPRVFWTRRYIKDGSRYYGPYASTGMMHIVLDVIRDLFPLRTCNLALTQENIAKGKFKICLEYQIGNCKGPCEGYQSEEDYDQNLNDIKDILNGKIAVVTNRIKEEMQLAVSDMNFEKAHLFKMKLDKLDAYQSKSTVVNSSISNVDVFSIASDEGYAFVNYLKVMNGVIIQTQTVEMKRRLDETEQELLALAIPEIRDRFKSLSREIIVPFELGIQENEQIKFTIPKLGEKRKLLDLSLKNVAFFKKERLLQYEKLNPDLRVERILTQMKKDLRLNVLPQHIECFDNSNIQGSYPVSAIVVFKDAKPSKKDYRHFNVKTVVGPNDFATMEEAVYRRYKRVLEEGTGLPQLIIIDGGKGQLGAALKSLRLLGIEKQVTVIGIAKRLEELYYPGDQYPLYLDKKSETLKIIQHLRDEAHRFGITFHRNQRSRKTFVSELEEIPGIGKTTVERLLTTFKSVKKVKEASEEELKSILNLKQLQALLTHFNRSGA; encoded by the coding sequence ATGAACGTGTTTGATTATAAAGAAGAACTCAAGAGAATTCCTCATAAGGCAGGTGTTTATCAATATTTTGATAGACATGATGTATTAATTTATATTGGTAAAGCCAAAGATTTAAGAAATCGCGTAAGTTCCTATTTTGTTAATGAAACGCAGCTGAATGGAAAGACACGTGTTTTAGTGCGCCAAATTAATCGTATTGCTTTTACGATTGTGGATACAGAAGTAGATGCCTGGTTGCTCGAAAATTCACTGATAAAAAAACATAAGCCTAAATATAATGTCTTACTAAAAGACGATAAAACCTATCCTTGGATTGTTATTAAAAACGAAAGGTTTCCCCGTGTTTTTTGGACGCGTAGATATATCAAAGATGGTTCTCGCTATTATGGCCCTTATGCATCTACAGGAATGATGCATATCGTGTTGGATGTCATTCGAGACTTATTTCCGTTGCGTACCTGTAACTTAGCTTTGACCCAGGAGAATATTGCCAAAGGAAAGTTTAAGATCTGCCTGGAATATCAAATTGGAAATTGTAAAGGTCCATGTGAAGGATATCAATCGGAAGAAGATTATGATCAAAATCTGAATGATATTAAAGATATTTTGAATGGTAAGATTGCGGTTGTTACGAACCGCATCAAAGAGGAAATGCAACTAGCAGTTTCCGATATGAACTTTGAAAAGGCTCATCTGTTTAAAATGAAGTTGGATAAACTAGATGCCTATCAAAGTAAGTCTACGGTTGTTAATTCTTCGATTAGTAATGTTGATGTCTTCAGTATTGCATCGGACGAAGGATATGCATTTGTTAACTATTTAAAAGTGATGAATGGGGTTATTATCCAGACGCAAACCGTAGAAATGAAGCGGCGTTTGGACGAGACCGAACAAGAGCTGCTTGCATTGGCTATTCCAGAAATTCGTGATCGATTTAAAAGTCTATCCAGAGAGATTATTGTTCCTTTTGAATTGGGTATTCAGGAGAATGAGCAAATTAAATTTACCATACCTAAGCTAGGTGAGAAACGCAAATTATTAGATCTATCGTTAAAGAATGTGGCATTCTTTAAGAAGGAACGTTTATTGCAATATGAAAAGTTGAACCCTGACTTACGTGTTGAGCGTATCCTGACACAGATGAAGAAGGATTTACGACTAAATGTATTACCACAACATATTGAGTGTTTTGATAATTCCAATATACAAGGTAGTTATCCTGTCTCGGCTATTGTCGTATTTAAGGATGCAAAACCTTCAAAAAAAGATTATCGACATTTTAATGTGAAAACAGTTGTGGGACCCAATGATTTTGCAACGATGGAAGAGGCTGTTTATAGGCGGTATAAGCGCGTTTTAGAAGAAGGAACAGGTTTGCCTCAATTGATTATTATTGATGGGGGTAAAGGTCAATTGGGTGCTGCATTGAAAAGTTTAAGGCTACTCGGTATCGAGAAGCAAGTAACCGTCATTGGTATCGCAAAACGGTTAGAAGAGTTGTACTATCCGGGCGATCAATATCCACTTTATTTAGATAAAAAATCAGAAACGCTCAAGATCATTCAACATTTACGTGATGAAGCTCACCGATTCGGGATAACTTTCCATCGTAATCAGCGTAGTCGTAAAACTTTTGTTTCCGAATTAGAAGAGATTCCAGGTATAGGAAAAACGACTGTTGAAAGATTGTTAACGACTTTTAAGTCCGTTAAAAAAGTAAAAGAAGCATCAGAAGAAGAGTTGAAAAGTATATTAAATTTGAAACAACTTCAAGCACTTTTAACCCATTTCAATCGTTCTGGGGCATAA
- the era gene encoding GTPase Era, with amino-acid sequence MSHKAGFVSIIGKPNAGKSTLMNALVGEKMSIITPKAQTTRHRIIGIVNDEEHQIVFSDTPGIIKPNYSLQESMMNFVQGSLIDADIILFVTDINEKYDENDVIEKLKKTDSPVAVLINKIDKSIEEEVMAKVAFWKETLNPEVIFAISALLNHNVTGVMEYIKEKLPVHAPYYEKDELTDKSMRFFVSEMIREKIFKLYDKEIPYSTEVIVTSYKEEPKITRIAAEIIVERDSQKNIIIGKAGSMIKKVGTYARQDIEEFIGKKVFLEVFVKVIPDWRSKKNYLKRFGYDD; translated from the coding sequence ATGTCGCATAAAGCAGGATTCGTAAGTATCATTGGAAAACCTAATGCAGGTAAGTCTACACTAATGAACGCTTTAGTGGGTGAAAAGATGTCAATCATCACTCCTAAAGCCCAAACAACCAGACACCGCATTATCGGAATCGTCAATGATGAAGAGCATCAGATTGTCTTTTCAGACACTCCGGGCATCATCAAGCCGAACTATTCTCTTCAAGAATCAATGATGAATTTTGTCCAAGGATCACTCATTGATGCGGACATTATTTTATTTGTTACAGATATCAATGAAAAATATGATGAAAATGATGTGATCGAAAAATTAAAGAAAACAGATTCACCAGTCGCTGTTTTAATTAACAAAATTGATAAATCAATAGAAGAAGAAGTGATGGCCAAGGTCGCTTTCTGGAAAGAAACACTTAATCCTGAAGTTATTTTTGCCATATCAGCACTACTTAATCATAATGTTACAGGCGTTATGGAGTATATAAAAGAAAAACTACCTGTCCATGCTCCTTATTATGAGAAAGATGAATTGACTGACAAATCCATGCGATTCTTTGTTTCGGAAATGATTCGTGAAAAAATATTCAAGCTTTATGATAAAGAAATTCCTTATAGTACGGAAGTTATTGTTACCTCATATAAAGAAGAACCTAAAATCACTAGAATTGCTGCAGAGATAATCGTTGAACGGGACTCTCAAAAGAATATTATCATTGGTAAAGCAGGCTCCATGATTAAGAAAGTTGGCACTTATGCGCGTCAGGATATAGAAGAGTTCATCGGTAAAAAAGTATTCCTAGAGGTTTTTGTAAAAGTAATTCCAGATTGGAGAAGTAAAAAGAATTACTTAAAACGATTTGGCTACGACGATTAA
- a CDS encoding SusC/RagA family TonB-linked outer membrane protein — MKNKVTKPFFVANFYPVTSALMLALVAPNMAQANHSGDLISLTNNNFQQSVSGSVSSSSGPLSGVTIYVKENSTIATSTDKNGYYSLNVKTGQTLVFSAIGFNKVEKLVQSATLNVTLEESNESLEEVVIVGYGTQQKKESLTGALQTVKGDKLRDVTSPSVENMLNGKAAGVYVAPGTGRPGARGGVVIRGQATLSGTTSPLWVIDGVIVGSSAGDLNPDDIASLTILKDAASTAIYGSQGANGVVVVTTKNPSAQKTAINFSTKMGFNQLTNGNLEMMNGAELYDYYASFANASSIKFPRWNEDLRNSDFDWWKLATKNGFTQNHNLSIQGGTEKLQSFMSLGYYNEVGAVKGYDFDRYNFRLNTVYKPFEWLTIKPTIVGARRGVEDKQYSTTAMYSNFPWDSPFDTDGNLVPHRYSGWVNSASTNYLYDLQWDHAANTNYEFNGSMDFDIKFTNWLTFSSVNNYRYNTFSAAGYTDPRSNGGESVQGRLTDYRSEYARRYTNQILRFNKTWGKHALTGLAAYEFNDYWTKTLDVYGTGFIPGFEVLDVVAKPERTKGGISEWAVQSILSNANYAYDGKYLGQVSFRRDGASNFGDNAKYGNFFSVSGGWNINRESWFKADWVDALKLRASYGSVGNRPSSLYPQYSLYSVSATSGYNEYSGALISQIGNKDLTWERTFTSGVGVDAALFNNRARFSVDYYNKKTDNILYNVPISGLTGVTAIWKNIGKMQNRGVELTLGGDIIRKNDLTWSLDINLGHNKNKLTELYKSRDASGNYIVKPIIIGDGLGIAGSASRVLDPGYPVDTYYMPIWAGVNPDNGAPMWYKVGKDAEGNETQTTTSKYSEATLKKAGKASPDLFGGINTGVTYKQFDLSAVFGYSIGGKIYNYSRQEYDSDGTYTDRNQMKLQDGWTRWEKPGDVATHPIAKYNNNDKGNSTSTRYLEDSDFFRMRSLTLGYNFKLDQYHIKNVRVFFAGENLFTITKYSGVDPEISINEDSGAVLGSAGPSVYPATRKFMFGLNVTF, encoded by the coding sequence ATGAAAAACAAAGTTACAAAACCTTTTTTTGTAGCTAATTTTTATCCCGTAACGTCAGCATTAATGTTGGCACTTGTAGCTCCAAATATGGCGCAAGCAAATCATTCTGGTGATTTAATTAGCTTAACAAATAATAATTTTCAACAGAGTGTATCTGGCTCTGTCAGCTCCAGTTCTGGTCCATTAAGTGGTGTAACCATTTATGTGAAAGAAAATTCAACAATTGCAACCTCAACAGATAAAAATGGTTATTATTCTTTGAATGTTAAAACAGGACAAACCCTGGTTTTTTCTGCTATTGGCTTTAATAAAGTTGAGAAGCTTGTGCAAAGTGCAACTTTGAATGTGACACTTGAAGAATCTAATGAGTCGCTTGAAGAAGTGGTTATTGTAGGTTATGGAACACAGCAGAAAAAAGAAAGTTTAACAGGTGCTTTGCAAACGGTGAAAGGAGACAAACTAAGAGATGTGACGTCACCTTCAGTGGAAAATATGCTAAATGGAAAAGCTGCAGGAGTATATGTTGCTCCTGGTACAGGGAGGCCAGGTGCAAGAGGGGGTGTTGTCATACGTGGACAGGCAACTTTAAGTGGCACAACTAGTCCATTATGGGTAATCGATGGCGTTATTGTTGGATCAAGTGCTGGCGATTTAAATCCAGATGATATTGCATCTTTAACGATCTTGAAAGATGCTGCATCAACCGCTATATATGGTTCCCAAGGAGCAAATGGTGTTGTTGTGGTAACAACAAAAAATCCATCTGCACAAAAAACAGCCATAAATTTTTCTACAAAGATGGGATTTAACCAATTGACCAATGGTAATTTGGAAATGATGAATGGAGCAGAATTGTATGATTACTATGCTTCTTTTGCAAATGCCAGTAGTATTAAATTTCCTCGTTGGAACGAAGACTTGAGAAATAGTGATTTTGATTGGTGGAAATTGGCAACTAAAAATGGTTTTACTCAAAATCATAACCTTTCGATTCAAGGTGGTACTGAGAAATTGCAATCATTTATGTCATTGGGCTATTATAATGAGGTCGGTGCTGTAAAGGGCTATGACTTTGATCGCTATAATTTCCGTCTCAATACAGTTTATAAACCATTTGAATGGTTAACAATTAAACCAACTATAGTTGGAGCTCGTCGTGGTGTTGAAGATAAGCAGTATTCAACAACTGCTATGTACTCGAACTTTCCTTGGGATAGTCCGTTTGATACAGATGGTAATCTGGTTCCTCATCGCTATAGTGGTTGGGTAAACAGTGCTAGCACGAATTATCTTTACGATTTGCAATGGGATCATGCAGCGAATACCAACTATGAGTTTAATGGAAGTATGGATTTTGATATCAAATTCACCAATTGGTTAACATTCTCATCTGTAAATAATTATCGTTATAATACCTTTTCGGCAGCGGGTTATACAGATCCTCGTTCAAATGGAGGAGAAAGTGTACAAGGGCGTTTAACAGATTATCGTTCGGAATATGCGCGTCGTTATACCAATCAAATCTTGCGTTTTAATAAAACTTGGGGTAAACACGCTTTAACTGGTCTAGCAGCATATGAATTTAATGATTATTGGACAAAAACATTAGATGTATATGGAACTGGCTTTATTCCTGGATTTGAAGTTTTGGATGTAGTTGCCAAACCCGAGCGTACGAAAGGTGGGATCAGTGAATGGGCTGTACAATCTATATTATCAAATGCAAATTATGCTTATGATGGAAAATATTTAGGACAAGTGTCTTTCCGTCGCGATGGTGCTTCAAATTTTGGAGATAATGCGAAGTATGGTAACTTCTTCTCTGTAAGTGGGGGATGGAATATCAATCGGGAAAGTTGGTTTAAAGCGGATTGGGTTGATGCGTTGAAACTTCGTGCATCTTACGGTTCTGTTGGAAATCGCCCTAGTTCTTTATACCCACAATATAGTTTATACTCTGTATCCGCTACATCAGGCTACAATGAATATTCGGGGGCTCTAATTAGTCAAATTGGTAATAAGGATCTTACTTGGGAGCGTACATTTACTAGTGGAGTAGGAGTAGATGCCGCTTTATTTAATAACCGCGCTAGATTCAGTGTAGATTATTATAATAAAAAAACAGACAATATTTTATATAACGTGCCTATAAGTGGATTGACAGGTGTAACTGCTATCTGGAAGAACATAGGTAAAATGCAAAATAGAGGGGTGGAGCTTACGTTGGGAGGTGATATCATTCGAAAAAATGATTTGACTTGGAGCTTGGATATCAATTTAGGTCATAACAAGAATAAGTTAACAGAATTGTATAAGAGTAGAGATGCTAGTGGTAATTATATCGTTAAACCAATTATCATAGGAGATGGTTTGGGCATCGCAGGATCTGCAAGTCGGGTTTTAGATCCAGGTTATCCTGTTGATACTTATTACATGCCAATATGGGCAGGTGTAAATCCAGACAATGGAGCACCAATGTGGTATAAAGTAGGAAAAGATGCAGAAGGAAACGAGACTCAAACAACAACATCTAAGTATTCGGAAGCGACTTTGAAAAAAGCAGGAAAAGCATCTCCTGATCTTTTTGGAGGTATCAATACAGGAGTTACTTACAAACAATTTGATTTAAGTGCCGTATTTGGTTATTCAATAGGAGGTAAAATTTATAATTACTCCCGTCAAGAATATGATTCGGATGGTACTTATACGGATAGGAATCAAATGAAATTGCAGGATGGATGGACTCGTTGGGAAAAACCAGGTGATGTTGCAACGCATCCAATAGCGAAGTATAATAATAACGATAAAGGAAATTCAACCTCAACGCGCTATTTAGAAGATAGTGATTTCTTTAGAATGCGTTCATTGACATTGGGCTATAATTTTAAGTTAGATCAATATCATATTAAGAATGTGCGTGTATTTTTCGCAGGTGAGAACTTGTTCACCATTACGAAATATTCTGGTGTAGATCCAGAAATTTCAATTAATGAAGATTCAGGCGCTGTTTTAGGTTCAGCAGGTCCTTCTGTGTATCCTGCAACCCGGAAATTTATGTTTGGTCTTAATGTGACATTTTAG